Part of the Sulfobacillus acidophilus DSM 10332 genome, CGCCTTGGAAGTGGAAAATGCGCTGGCGGATTTTCCCGGTATTCGGCAAGCCGCCATTGTGCCGATACCGGATGAGCGATTAGGGGAGCGCGCCCTTCTGATGGTGTCTTTAGGGGAGGCGCGTTCGTTGACGCTGGACGACATTCGCCGCCATCTGGAGCAAAAAGGGGTGGCTCGGTATAAATGGCCGGAATTTTTGGAGATCCGGGAAGCATTACCGACGACCCCGACAGGAAAAATTTCCAAAGCCCGCCTACAGGAAGAGTTAGCCGTGCGCGTGCGTGATTAACCTGCCGGGACAAGCCTAAGGGATAAGCCATGATTATTAAGGGAGGAAAGAAGTCTTATGAGCGCGCGTATTGCGCCTAAGCGCCCGGAAACCATTTTGGCCCGTTTAGATCGTATTTCGGTTTGGTCGTTGCCCTATCTCTTTATTGGGGTCATCGGCGTCGGATTCTTATTTACCTTTTATGACATTTTCAATATTAATGTGTCGTTTATCGAAACCTGTGGGGCGATCGTTCCCCATTGTACGCCGGTCAGCGCGACCAATTATCTGGGGTTACCCGTGCTCTTGAACCTGGTCGGCTATGTGGTGGGTTCACTGTCGTTGAGCCCATTGGCGGACCGGTTTGGCCGTCGCGACATGTTATTGGTGACCATGCTTATTACCGGTTTGGGGTCTTTGTGGACGGCAACGACCCACTCGTATGCCATGTTTACGTTGGCGCGGGCGGTCACCGGCATCGGGATTGGGGCGGATTTGGCTATCGTCAACACCTATATTAACGAAGTGGCTCCCCGGGAAGGCCGGGCACGGTATACCGCTCTCATCTTTATCATGTCCGCCCTAGGGGCATTCTTAGGCATCTGGCTCGGGTTGTTGCTGACCACGCCGCCTACTCCGTTTCCGTTAGGTTTGCCGTTTGCTGTTGCGGGTCCTCATTTTGCCGACGGATGGCGTGATATGTACTACCTGGGCGCTATATTGGCCTTGGTCGGGGTGGTGTTTCGGGTGCAAATGCCGGAATCCCCGCGTTGGTTGATTTCTCGTGGGCGAATCGACGAGGCGGATGCCATCGTCCGCACCATGGAAGAACGGGCCGAGCGCCATGGTCCGTTGGGGCCTATCGGGCCCGAGCCGACCTTGGTGAAAAACGAGGCGCCGATTCCCTATAAAGCGATCTTTGCCGATCCGCTCTATCGGAATCGCACGTTCTTTTTGTTGGCGATGTGGCTTTTGGGTTATGTGACGGTCTACGGCTACGGTAACGGTTTTACCACCTTTTTGGTCTCCATGCACTATGCTCCTCCGGAAGCCGGCTTAATTGCCGCCTTTGGGACCATCGGGTTTATTTTGTCGGCCGTGATGGCCTTTCTCTGGGGCGAAAAAATGGAACGGAAGTACTGGTTAATTGCATCGGTGGCGGTTCTTTTGGTCGGTTCGGTGCTGATTGCGGAAGCCGGCAATCATTTGGGATTAAGCGTCGTCGGTGCGATGTTGATTTTCTTCGGGTTTAATCTCTGGGTGCCGATTGCCTACGCCTGGTCCACCGAACACTATCCGACACGGGCTCGTGCGACCGGGTTTGCCTTGGTCGACGGTATCGGCCACATCGGCGGCGGGCTAGGGGTAATGTTTTTACTGCCGGTGGTGACTCAATTACCGGTGTTGCCGGCCTTCCTCATCATCAGCGGGTTTTTGTTGGCGGGCGCGATTATTGCCCAATTTGGGCTTCATACGCGAGGCGCATCGCTGGACCACATTTCGCCCTAAAGACGGCAGTTTTTTATTAGCCCGGCCGAGTGCCGGGCTTTTGTCTTTTGAGTCGTTCGCGCTATGATGGTGCTACGACGATGAAGGAGGGCACCGGTGACTAAACAAGCCCTGATTTTGATTGATTTGCAACAGGATTATTTTGAGGGGGGTGCCTATCCCTTAGTGCATCCCGAACCGGCTTTATCGGAGGCGCGGAAAGTTCTCGACGCCTTTCGCAGCCGAAAGCTGCCCGTCATGCATATTCGCCATGAGTCGATTCGACCGGGCGCGACCTTTTTTCTTCCGGGCACGTCCGGCGCCGCGATTCATCCCTTAGTGGCTCCGGAAGGAAACGAACCCGTCCTGACAAAACATTATCCCAATGCGTTTCGCGGTACGGCTCTTTCTGAATGGCTCGCCGAAGGGGCTATTCGGCATTTGGTGATTGTCGGGATGATGACCCACATGTGCGTGGATTCGACGGTCCGGGCAGCCTTTGACGAAGGATACCGAGTGACCGTGCTGGGAGATGCGACCGCGACCCGGCCGATTGATCCGGTACCGGCGGAATGGGTACAACAAGCGTTCTTGGGCTCTTGGAAAGGCACTTTTGCCGACGTGGTCACGACCGAGCGGTTTCTTGCGACACTCCACTAATGGGATTCCGGCTGAATTCGGTAGACTGTACCGCGGAACAAGGCGACTAATTCGCCGGGTTCCGTGGTCACCGTGACGGTATAGACGGCGACCCGACGACGGAGTGCCGCTTCCTCGCATTGTGCCACAATCGTCTCGCCGGCACGGGCAGCGCGGACAAAGGTCATGGAGGTGTCCAATGCAACCGCCGGAATGCCGTGAATATTGCTGGCGCGGGCGAATACGGCATCGGCAAGGGAAAAAATGACGCCGCCATGGGCGGTCTGATGTTCGTTTTGGTGGCGCTCGGTGAGCGTTAAATGGGCTTTGACAAATCCCGGACGGGCTTCATCTATCACAATACCTAACGCATCGCTGAAGATATCACGGGCCATCGTGGCGAGTTCTCTCCCTATGCTGAGAATAAAGTCATTTTCTCTATACTCGGGATTTCCGGTGTGATTGTCAACGAAGGCCGTGACGTGATCACGGGCCTTCGGGGACGTTCTCTCGTGATGCGAGCGTCTTAAATGAGACCTTGACGGTGAGCCATAACCGCGGCCGCACACGATTTTTGGCCCCGAGCCGCTCCATAATATGATTGACGTGCAGCTTCACCGTTTGAAATGGCGATCAAGCCCGAAGACCTTCACCACCATGGGGCAATTGACACGCTCCGACTGCTGATTAACGTGTTATGGTCTAGTTGCCAGCAAAGGCGAGGGGCGATGCTGAAAGAATTATGGAACGTTGTTCCGAGCCCGGAAGGCCGGCCTTCCTCACCAGCCAGAAAAGGAATCAAACCCTCCTGAGTTTTTACACTGACTTTTTAATGGAAATGGGAAATACGGCAATCGTCCCGATTGCCGAAACCCGGATTCGCCTTCCGATGCGGTCCTCGCGGGATTCAAGATCCCGTTTGTCATACGCATGCAGACCCGAATCAAACCCCCTACCGGTGGGAATGGCAAGGTACTACCTGGGGATTTTTTACCCGCGGCTGTCTACAAGCATTTAAAGCCAAGTCGGAAGCGTATGCTTTGGTCGAAGGAGGGTTTGCATGAAACAATACCAGGGCGAACTAATTCTCGAGGCGCCGATGGTCAACGTTCGCCGACTCATTTTGGATCCTGAGCGGGTAGCCCAGTGTATTCCCGATGTGTTGGAATCTCGCGTCGAGGATAGTCGGCGAATTACGGCGAAAATCAAAGTCGGGATTGGCCCCTTACGGGCGATTATGGAGGTTACCGGGGTGATTGAGGACGGTGGCGTCGACCATGCGCGGCTCACCATTACCGGCGGCGGCATGGGCAGTCGCGTAGATATGGTTAATCACATGACCTTGTCAGCCGGCGAGCGGACGAATACGACGGTCTTGCGATGGTCGAGTGCCGTTTCGGTGAATGGCCCGATTGCTTCTCTGGGAGGCCGGCTCTTGGATGCCTATGTGCAAAAGACCACCCAAGCGGTATTTGCCCGTATCCAGGAACTGGCCCAAACGGAGGCGGTGGGCTAGTAGAGACGGTATCCGACTGGATGACTCGTTTGGCTGACACCGGTTACGTGGCGGATCAGAAGGTGGCGGCCATGGTTTATTTGGCGGAGAAGTTGGGCCGTCCATTATTGGTCGAGGGGCCGGCCGGTGTCGGTAAAACGCGTTGGCGCGGGCGATTACCGACACCTTATCATCCGGACTATGGGAGCTGGACGCAACGCTTGTTCATTCGATGGCAAACGGTAGGATTTTCCCAAAATCCGCCGACCGGATTTCGCATCGATTGGCCTCGCACCATACGCCTCGGCTTTCGGCATGCAGGGGAGGTAGTGCGGTTTGAACACGCTCATTTACGGCCTCGGCTGCCCTCCGTCCTCTGGGTGATTGATGTGTCCGGTTCGATGAGAACCTATACCCCGTTTTTTCTCGGGTTGGCTTGGCATTTGGCCCGAGTGGGTACCCCGGTGCATGCTCTCTTAAGTGCCACCGAGTCGCTTTGGGTGACGCCCCTTCTTCGGCGGTGGCGTCCCGGCCAAGGCCCGTGGGCTCACCCCGGGGTGCTTGGCGGCGGTACCCGATTAGGGCAGGCATTGGAGCGAGTCGTTAGGGATTTTGGATCCCACATCGACGGCTCCACGATTGTGGTTATCGTCTCCGATGGGTTTGACACGGGGAAGCTGGACATCCTTCACCGTCATCTGGCATGGATCCGGCAAAGAGCTCGCATTATCTGGATGAATCCTTTGTTGTCGGTTCCCGGATATATACCGCAATCCCAGGCCTTGCAAGTCGCTTTGCCGTTGGTGACCGAGCATGTGGGGATTTGGGGGACAATTCGTCGTGGATTCGATATTGTCAAAGCGAATTTGATTGACGAAGTTCGGTGTCTTTTTATATTCTACTGTCATATAATCATAGGACACTAGGGAGGTGGCTGATGCGGATCGACGAAGATTTATTGTGGCCGGTTCACCGGCAGCTGGCCATGCAATTAAAAGCGGCCATTGAAGACGGCACCTATCAACCCGGAGAACGTCTCCCAAGCGTTCGGGAGTGGGCGACTCTCTTGCGAATCAATCGGAACACGGTGGTCAAGGCGTACCAATGGCTTGAAGCGGCGGGATATGTGACGGGGGAATCCGGGCGCGGGTATTTCGCTCAACTGCCGGCTCGCCCGTTGTTAACCGAGCGGGATCGTCAATGGATAAAAGAGATTCTCCTTCGCTTACGAGATGGGGAAACCGATCCGGTAGTCTTTGCCCAGGAGTTGTTGGCCCGGGCGTTAACCGCCTCGGTGCGGATCCCGAAAGTGGCAGTGGTGGAATGTACGGTCTTCCAATCTCGGCTGTTAGCCAAAGATTTAAGCCAGATATTGGCCATACCCGTCGACGGACTGACGTTGGAAGAACTTGAGCGCCTGGAGACGGGGGCTCTACAGGGGTATACGGTTTTCGTCACTACCTTTCAGCATGTTGAGGAGGTTAAAGAACGGGTACCCGGTCGAGCCGGGGATGTCTTGCCCGGTTTGTTAACCGCCCATATGGAAACGTTGAAGAAGCTGAAGCAAGTATCGAAGCACGAGCGAGTCGGAGTTGCCTGTACCCATTGGGAAGGGACCGCCCGCCTGCGGGAGGTGGTACTGGAGGCGGGATTTGCTGCCGATACCATTATCGAAGCCGCCGGAGAAGATCCCGCGTCCTTACCCCGATTACTCGAGGATACGGCTTTGGTCATCGCCGCATCGCCGGTTGCCGAGATTTTATTGGCGTTTCGGCCGGATGCGCCGGTGGTGGTGGACGATCGGACGTTTGCCGATGCCGTCGTTCACATGATCCGGGACCGATTGGGAATGAAGGAGACATCATGACAACGTTAAAAAAGGTTTTGACCTGGCAAGACGGGGCCGCTTTTGCCGTGACCGCCGTTATGGGGACCGGGATTTTGATTTTGCCCGCCTTAACCGCCGATATGGCGGGGCCGGCGGCATTGATTGCTTGGGGCCTTATGGGAATTTTGGTGGTCCCGATGGCTTGGACGCTGGGGGATTTGGCGGTTCTCCATCCCGCCGCGGATGGGATTGCCGGATATGTGCGTCACGCGTTTGGCGACCGTTGGGCACGATTGGTGGGCTACCTCTATTTAGGCACGGTGCCCCTGGGGGCGCCGGCCGCCGCCTTAATTGGGATGGGCTATGTGACCCGGTTTTTTCATTGGGGGGCTTTTTGGGGGATTCTGGGCGCTCTGATGATGTTGGTCGTGGCATTAACGGTCAATGCTTTAGGGGTCGAATTATCCGGCCGGACGGCGAACGGGGTGGTCGTAGCCATTATGATTTTAGTGGCCAGTGCGATAGGGTTCGCGATCCCGCATCGGGCGGCGCATCCTTACACGCCGTTTGCCCCGCACGGCTGGGTGCCTGTAGGCACCGCTTTTGCCCTTTTATATTGGGCCTTTATCGGCTGGGAAATGGTCGGCCATATGGCGGAGGAATTTCATCATCCCCGGCGTGATCTCCCAAAGGCCCTCTTGGCTTCCTTGGTGGTGATTGACTGCCTCTATTTGGGGGTCGCCTGGGTAACGGTTCGGACGCATACCTATGGGCTGATGGCCACCGGGGACGGACTAGCCCGCTTGGTGGGTCTGGGACTTGGTTCGGTCGGAGCGTTGTGGGCCGTTCTGACCGCCCTTTTTATCACCTACGGAAGCATTCACACCTATGTTGCGGGCTTTTCCCGTTTGGTCTACGCCCAGGCTCGTGCAGGGGATTTGCCGGCTTATTTCGCGGAACTTCACCCACGTTGGCGTACGCCGGTGCGCGTGTTCATTGCATTGGCCATCCCGTTTCTTGGGGTGCTCGGTTGGGACGCCCTCCGTCCCTTTTCTCTTAATGCGCTCATTAGCTGGCCTTCGGCTATGTTTATCGCCCTCTATATTTTGGCCATGGCTGCCGGCTGGCGGCTGGCCTCCCGTCGGACCGCCAAAATACGAGCTGCTAGTGGTTTGTTGTTAAGCCTCGTCGCGTTGGGCTTTTTGGGCTGGGCGGCTCTTTTTCCTCTGATCGTGATTGTTGTGGGGTGGCGGGGCCACAAAAACCGCCTAATAGTGGCCGAATCATGAGTGGAGACGGTCCCTGGGAATCGAACCCAGCCTCGTGACCGATCACGAGACACCCGGTTTGCAGCCGAGGGAGCACGCCAGTGCCCGTTGACCGTCATCGATTGGATTATACGAAAAACGTATAATGATATTAATCGATATGCAGTTAACGCATGACACATATAATCGAACACGCCATTGATGATCGCACGCCACGGCCTAGCCTCCCAAACTCTCAGGAGGTGGCGAAATCACCGCTGCAGCAGAATTGAAGGGGCAGCGTGAACAGTCGATAAAATTTTTAGCGGCCCCCGGCAAAAGGGGCCGCTGGTGATTCTATATGGCTAGAGTGGCAGGATCTTTTTGTCAAATATCTCCAGGGGAATGCCGATTGAAACACAGGCGTTGGGGATGTCCACGATACCACCGATGCGCCCTTCTACCGGGGCTGCACCCAAGAGAATGTAGGCTTGTTCCGGGGTAAAGCCAAAGTTGGTCAAATACCGAATGGCATTTAAGCTGGCTTGGCGGTAGGCGACCGTAGCATCCAGATAATAATTGGTCTCCTTCTCAACCGATATACCTTCGAACATAAGGTACTCCGAGTATCGGGGTTCAACCGGCCCCGGCTTAAAGATGGGACTGGTAATGCCGTACTTGGCCATGCCACCCTTAATTAAATCAACCCCGAGGTCAATCCAACCGGCCATCTCGATGGCACCACAGAACGTAATTTCGCCATCACCCTGGGAAAAGTGTAGATCTCCCACGGATAGGAGGGCATCTTGGACATACACCGGGAAAAAGATACGGGTACCGCGCGACAGGTTCTTGATATCGACGTTGCCGCCATGTTCCCGCGGCGGAATGGTACGAGCCGCTTCTCGCGCGACACGGGACCGGTGTTCGGAACTCAGGGTGCCTAGAACGGCATTCTCTTCGATGGGAGGCAAAGCCAACGGGGGGACGCGTTCGGGATTGGTAGCTATCAAGGCTTTTTCCCGGGCGTTCCATTTGGCCAAGAGTTCATGGGAAGGGGCACAACCAATCAGTCCGGGATGGCTTAACCCGGCGAATTTCACGCCCGGGATGTGGCGGGATGTGGCATAGATGCCGTGAAAATCCCAGACGGCCTTATAGGCTTTCGGAAAGTAGTCGGTCAAAAAGCCGCCGCCGTTTTCTTTGGAAAAAATTCCGGTATAGCCCCAGGACAACAAGGGACCCAGATCGAGGATATCGACCACTAAGAGATCGCCCGGCTCGGCGCCTTTGATGGCAAACGGGCCACTCAACACGTGGGCTCGGGTGAGATCGACCGTTTCAATATCATGGGCGTCATCGGTATTGAGAATTTGGCCATCGGTCCATTCTTGACATTCGACCCGAAAGTCCTCGCCGGGGTTAACCCCCACTTCGGCGGGGATGTCCGGATGCCACCGGTTGTGACCGGGCAAATCCCATTCGGCCATGGGTTTATCCAACTCAGCTTTAAAGAGTACACGGGGCATGGGGTGATTCCTCCTGTTTTAAAGGGTGTGAATGACGGGTCGGGCGTTCATGGACGTTTTGCACATTTCGTGGCAGGAACCTTCAAGGCTGCAGCAAAGGGAGCAAACGATACCGCCGTGATGTGGGCAATCCAGCGTGTCGAGCGCTTCGTATTCAAAACTGCAGGAGGTGCAGGTCACGAGATGAGTCGCTTTTTCTGAGGCGGTTTGGGGTTCCCGAGCAATGTAATATTTGCCTTGGGTCACCTGAGCAATGATGGGGGCCGTGACAAAGGATACGATGAGTGACAGGAAGGCGGAAAATGCCTGCAACAAGGGTCCGAACACCCCAAAAAAGGCGGCGATGGAAATTGCGGAGGCGATCAGCATGGCGCCAAAACCGACCGGGTTGAAATTATACAGGTGGCCCCGTTTGAATTCGATGTACGAGGGGCTCACCTTCATGAAGGGTTTAATAATCACCAGGTCGGATACGACGGCTCCAATCCAGGCTACTGCGACATTGGAATAAAATCCGAGAATCGAATTCAAGAAGCCAAAAACGTTCAGTTCCATCAGGGTTAGGGCAATCCCGACGTTGAACACGAGCCAGACAACCCTCCCCGGATGCGCATGGAAAATCCGGGAAAAGAAGTTAGACCAGGAAAGCGACCCGGAATAAGCGTTGGTCACGTTGATTTTAATTTGTGACAAGATGACGAAAAAGGTCGCAATGGCGAGGCCCATGGCAGCATCCGGGATCCAGAGCTTTAACGCATGCAGGTACATTTGAATGGGCTCGTCCGCTTTGGCCAATCCGACAATGGGAGCGATGAAAGAAGCGAGGACAGACCCGCCGATTTGTTTGGCGGCTCCCAGAATGACCCATCCGGGGCCGGCAAATAGAACGGCTAACCACCATTGGAACGACCGTCGGGACGTCTTATCCGGCATAAACCGCAAGTAGTCGACTTGCTCACCGATTTGGGCGATTAACGACAGCACCACCCCGGCCGCCGATCCAAAGAGAATCGGGCTGAAATGCAAACTGCCGGGCGTACTGCCGGCAAAGTGTGCCCAAGCCACAAAAGCGTGTGGATCTTTGGTCATCAGCACAATCAAGGGCAACACCAAGAGCGCTAACCAGAGCGGCTGGGTCCAGACTTGCAGTTTGGAAAGGAAGGTCATACCGTAAATCACCAAGGGAATGATCCCGATGGCGGCGATTAGGTACGCTAGCCATAGAGGCCACCCGAAGGTCAGGTTCAATGCTTGGCCCATCACCGACCCTTCAAGGGAAAAGTAGATAAAGGTAAACGATGCGTACACAAGCGACGTTAACGTAGAGCCGTAATACCCAAAACCGGCTCCCCGGGTCAAGAGGTCCATATCAATGTTATATTTCGCGGAATAGTAGGCAATAGGGATGCCGGTGAGGAAAATCACGATGCCGGCCGCGATAATCGCCCAGAGGGCGTTGGAAAAGCCGTAGGTTAAGGTAATCGAGCCACCAATGGCGAAGTCGGCCAGGTAGGCGATGCCACCGAGGGCGGCCGTAGCCACCGCATATTCACTCCAGCGCCTGAACGCTTTTGGGGCATAGCGTAGCGCATAATCTTCCATGACCGGGTTATTCACGAACGTGTTAAACACGCGCCGCTGCGATTTTGACGGCGGTTTAGCCGTTTCCGTACTCATCATTAGACCTCCTTTGGCGTTCACGCGGTAATGAGTTAAAAGACTCTCCCGTAGAGGGGGATTCCGGGGGTCGTTCAGCCGTTTTGTGTGGTCAGGGATGCGCAGTCAATCTATCAAGTCGTGTAATGTATGGCAATAGATCTAACATATATTTGGAGTAAAGGATAAAAAATGATTGACAGATAAGTTATTGGATTGTGGTTTGTTGGCAAGTTCCTTGACCACTCAAACTATTGCCGGAGAGCTTGAACGATGGGTTAATGCAGAATACAAAAAGGGGACCGGGGGATTGTCGGATTACACCATGGTATTTCTCGTTTTGGTCGGGTATCGTAAGACCAACGTCGCAAGGATGTTATGTTTTAAGTTAGAGCTTACATCCAAGCGATGCGGGCAAATTGAATAATCTAAAGTTTGCTAGGGTTCCGCTAGATACTAGGTCTGGTCCAAGAGCAAACGGCTTTCACAAAGCCACACGGAAGGATAAAAGCCTGGGAGATCTCACCATGACGTGGTCGTGGTCGTCTCTCGGGCTTTTGTGATCGAGAAAGGAGCAATTCGATGGACCCATTATGGCGTTATACGCTGAGACCTGGCGGGAAATGGTCGGGAATTATTCGGCGCGGTATGCAGATGCGTTTCACCGCAATGGGGCCGGGCGCCAATCTCTCGGTACTGCTCTATCATGCGAGAAATCGCCAAGAGCGGTACAACATGCCGGATACGCTTAAGGCCCAGCATACGGTTTTTCTCACCCGAGGAAATGTCTTAATGAGTGATAACGGGCGAGTATTAGCCAGTATCATAGATGACCGGGTGGGGTGGCATGACACCATCAGCGGCTACAGCGACCGACGCCAGATCGACGAACAATATGGCCTGACGACTTTTCAATCCCATCGGAACGACTGGTTGCGCAGTGGTCAAGAAAACTTTGCCATGGAATTAGTGCGGCACGGTCTGAGCCTGAGGGATTTGGTCCCACCCGTCAATCTCTTTGCTAAAGTGACCGTTGATGAAACAGGGCAGATGATCTTTCATCCCCATCATGCCCTTGCGGGTTCCGAGGTGTGGCTGCGAACGGAAATGGATGTGTTGATGGTGCTGTCGAACACGCCGAATCCTCTCGATCGGCGGACCGTCTATCCTTCCGTGCCCATTGCCTTAGAAGTGAGACCGGCATCTCCCGTCACCGAAGAGGACTTTTGTGTGACGTACTGTCCGGAAAACCGACGGGCTTTTGAAAATACCTGGGAGTATTACCGGTTGCAGGAATTCGTGGGTGCAAAGGAGTGAGGGACGTGGCATTGGTGGAGAGTCCTCGGGATATACGGCGGGCCGTCTATGATCAGGTTTTACCGTCTGGTGAGGGGTGGATGTATACCTTAAATGCCGGACAATACTTCAGAATTGTGGATTTGGAAGGTAATCAAGCGGTAGATACGTTATTTTATGATGCGAACAATCCGGAGGACCATTACAGTGCGGTGAAAACCATGGCTGGCCAACAAAATATTTATCTCACGACGGGGTCGGTACTGCGGAGTGAATCGGGCAACCCGTTATTGGAGATTGTGGCGGACACTTGCGGTCGGCACGATACATTGGGCGGGGCCTGCTCGGCTCAAAGTAATGGCGTGCGATATGATCGGTCACTGGAGTGGATGCACAATTGCCGGGATACCTTTATGTTGCAACTGTCTCGGCACGAGACGGGCCTAGGGAAGCGGGATTTAGCTCCCAACATCAATTTCTTTATGAATGTGCCGGTGACGCCAGACGGCGGATTGGAATTTCAAGACGGCATTTCTGCTCCCGGGCGCTATGTTGAGTTAAAGGCATTACGCCCTGTCCTTGTTCTCATCAGCAACTGCCCACAGATGAATAATCCTTGCAACGCGTATAATCCGACACCTGTTCGGTTGGTCATCTGGAATCCGGAGGAGGGAGCCGATGTTTCGTAAAGTGCTCATTGCCAACCGCGGAGCGATCGCGGTGCGCATTGAACGAACGCTACGTCGAATGGGAATTCCTTCAGTGGCTCTTTATACCACTGCCGATCAGGATAGTCGACACGTGGAGCTCGCCGACGAAGCCGTGTGGATTGGAGATGGACCGGCCCAAGACAGTTACCTGGACGGTGAGCGCATTTTAGACATTGCGGCGGCTTACGGCGTCGACGCCATTCACCCCGGGTATGGTTTTCTCAGTGAGAATGCGGCCTTTGCACGCCGCTGCCAAGCCCGTCATATTACTTTTATTGGTCCGACACCCGAACAAATCGAGCTGTTTGGACAAAAACACCGAGCGCGAGAGGTCGCAATGGCGGTTGGGGCACCGGTGGTGCCGGGTTCGCCGTTAGTGCACTCCGTAGAAGAGGCCCTCCTGGCGGCCGAGGCGATGGGGTATCCCGTGATGTTAAAAGCCACGGCGGGGGGTGGCGGCATCGGGATGCAAATTTGCGACGACGAAATGGCCCTCCGGCAGGCATTTGATTCCGTCGGGCGGGTTGCGGAAACTCATTTTCGGGATGCCGGAGTCTTTCTCGAAAAATATATTGCCCGCGGCCGGCATATTGAGGTGCAGATTTTTGGCACAGAGACCGGCGAGGTGGTGACATTAGGTGAACGGGACTGCTCGATTCAACGGCGCAACCAAAAAATTCTCGAGGAAAGCCCTGCACCCTACTTAACCCCTGATCTCCGGAACAAAATGGCGGCGGCGGCAAAGCGATTGGCGGAGGCCGTGCACTACCGGAATGCCGGCACCGTCGAATTTATTCTCGACGCAACAACTGGTGAATTCTATTTGTTAGAAGTGAATACTCGGCTGCAGGTAGAGCATGGGGTTACGGAAGAAGTGCTCGGCATTGATTTGGTCGAGTGGATGATTTTGGAAGCCGCCCATAATCTCTGTCATTTAAGTGATCGCGTACCGAAGCCGGTCGGCCACAGTATCGAGGTGCGCCTTTACGCCGAAGACGCCGGGCATCAATTTCGTCCTAGTACCGGCACAATCGATGCGGTCCAATGGCCTGAAGACGCGCGAGTCGAAACGTGGATTCAAAACGGGGTGACGGTTACGC contains:
- a CDS encoding integral membrane sensor signal transduction histidine kinase (COGs: COG1457 Purine-cytosine permease and related protein~KEGG: aac:Aaci_2310 integral membrane sensor signal transduction histidine kinase~SPTR: Integral membrane sensor signal transduction histidine kinase) — protein: MSTETAKPPSKSQRRVFNTFVNNPVMEDYALRYAPKAFRRWSEYAVATAALGGIAYLADFAIGGSITLTYGFSNALWAIIAAGIVIFLTGIPIAYYSAKYNIDMDLLTRGAGFGYYGSTLTSLVYASFTFIYFSLEGSVMGQALNLTFGWPLWLAYLIAAIGIIPLVIYGMTFLSKLQVWTQPLWLALLVLPLIVLMTKDPHAFVAWAHFAGSTPGSLHFSPILFGSAAGVVLSLIAQIGEQVDYLRFMPDKTSRRSFQWWLAVLFAGPGWVILGAAKQIGGSVLASFIAPIVGLAKADEPIQMYLHALKLWIPDAAMGLAIATFFVILSQIKINVTNAYSGSLSWSNFFSRIFHAHPGRVVWLVFNVGIALTLMELNVFGFLNSILGFYSNVAVAWIGAVVSDLVIIKPFMKVSPSYIEFKRGHLYNFNPVGFGAMLIASAISIAAFFGVFGPLLQAFSAFLSLIVSFVTAPIIAQVTQGKYYIAREPQTASEKATHLVTCTSCSFEYEALDTLDCPHHGGIVCSLCCSLEGSCHEMCKTSMNARPVIHTL
- a CDS encoding urea carboxylase-associated protein 2 (PFAM: Domain of unknown function (DUF1989)~TIGRFAM: urea carboxylase-associated protein 2~COGs: COG3665 conserved hypothetical protein~InterPro IPR017792:IPR018959~KEGG: pjd:Pjdr2_2803 UreA carboxylase-associated protein 2~PFAM: Domain of unknown function DUF1989~SPTR: Urea carboxylase-associated protein 2;~TIGRFAM: Urea carboxylase-associated protein 2), with product MDPLWRYTLRPGGKWSGIIRRGMQMRFTAMGPGANLSVLLYHARNRQERYNMPDTLKAQHTVFLTRGNVLMSDNGRVLASIIDDRVGWHDTISGYSDRRQIDEQYGLTTFQSHRNDWLRSGQENFAMELVRHGLSLRDLVPPVNLFAKVTVDETGQMIFHPHHALAGSEVWLRTEMDVLMVLSNTPNPLDRRTVYPSVPIALEVRPASPVTEEDFCVTYCPENRRAFENTWEYYRLQEFVGAKE
- a CDS encoding urea carboxylase-associated protein 1 (PFAM: Domain of unknown function (DUF1989)~TIGRFAM: urea carboxylase-associated protein 1~COGs: COG3665 conserved hypothetical protein~InterPro IPR017791:IPR018959~KEGG: cle:Clole_0430 UreA carboxylase-associated protein 1~PFAM: Domain of unknown function DUF1989~SPTR: Urea carboxylase-associated protein 1;~TIGRFAM: Urea carboxylase-associated protein 1), which codes for MALVESPRDIRRAVYDQVLPSGEGWMYTLNAGQYFRIVDLEGNQAVDTLFYDANNPEDHYSAVKTMAGQQNIYLTTGSVLRSESGNPLLEIVADTCGRHDTLGGACSAQSNGVRYDRSLEWMHNCRDTFMLQLSRHETGLGKRDLAPNINFFMNVPVTPDGGLEFQDGISAPGRYVELKALRPVLVLISNCPQMNNPCNAYNPTPVRLVIWNPEEGADVS